Below is a genomic region from Nilaparvata lugens isolate BPH chromosome 8, ASM1435652v1, whole genome shotgun sequence.
catagattatacaaagttttaacacaaaatctagtacatttatataaatatatagaaatatttttgaactggcctacagttgccgcctattaactgccgttttactattggtgcatgcaaattttattcggtattcatgcgcctggtaactcttatttcctgaatacattaaattatttttatttggttttttatttatgctctttacatgctagttaatattctatacattaatattaattccatgctacctaataattagccacgtggacaggtgttttttcacattgcacaccatctgattgcaataaagctctgccaaggggttttggtcagattctacgtttctcggtttgatcgatctctaagtcaccgatccgtgaatacatgtacctaacctcaatcttcaaatattttatataataatctatttatgagcaataaaattccttcaaatcctttttaggtttttgtaccatttagccagaacaggctgatgctatctaatcttagttattatctatttggcgatattagccagttactttattttcagacctattactgtttctgttagggctttttatctacccagatttaatactttacacTATTTATTATCCAtagattttcaataattgctaataaattctgaatttttttattgacaaaaaatacatgaacaaattattattatttttttttagacAAAATGAGTCTATGAGTCTATAAGTCTATGAGTCAATAAGTCTATGAGTCTGCTAATGAGTCTATGTCAATCTgggattactttttgagaaggTAGCTGAAGAGTCAGTATCAGTCACCATGTCCTATAATTATATAGCACGATCCAGATCCGGCTTCCATACGATccgatttgaatttttttttgaaaaattagaaaaaatatatttagtaAGTgtaccaaatttcaaatttttattttgaaaattgtaaatgTATGACCGAAAGGgttacataaatagctattttaaaGGCTAAACTTGATTTAATATAATACTTTATTTCTTATCTAAGCTCaagcacggaataagcataagtagtagtgtttctttcctctgtggctCAAGCTATTGATTGTAGTTTTTACACTATTGTTACCTGTATAGATTAGGTACTCTTTCCCCGCGCAAGGATCAGCAGTTCATGAggggaaataattattccatgatTATTCTTGTACAGTGTTTTATATTgtaataaagaaattgaattgaatattgtaacatatcCAAAATCTACACAGCTATTAGCCCTTGAAAAAGATGAAGCATTATTAAGTTTTAGTAAACCTTATACATTTTGGGAAAGTAATGTTCTTTATCCTACTGAAGTACTGacatatgaaaataaaataatcactaATTTTACTTTTGACGAAATATATAAAGCAAATACTTATTTAGAGCAATTAATGGTTCATTGTAGTTAGTAGCAACTTGTCAGAATATGTAGTATTAATGGTGTACTTAATAGTTTTTatgttatattttgtttttcattctcATGTATTCAATAACAAACTTGTGATTCCACACAAGAAATCAGATACTGTTCAGTTTCACTTGgaaaattctaaaatatttcTCACACCCCAGCTACCCTTATGAAGGTGAGGACACCTAACCCGTTTCTTCCCATTGTCGACATTTGTCTACACTGACATTGGGAATTTTTTGTAGGGAATTTCCTCTGTATAGAAattgtacaataatttcatgGTATTATATTGGCACTACTGCGTCGGCAAGCACATACGGTATGGCAGTTTTGCCTCTGGTTTAGAAGCATACGTGATTTTTGTGAGTTGCTCCAGTGTTCATCATGTCATGGACTGATAGGTAAGCCTAATATAAactcatgaatattatttattgaagttatACACTGAATATTGTAATTATAGGGTTTCTAAAATATGCTTATTTGCGTTTCACATGGAAATTACTGTTTTTTATCTATCAATACTAAGGTTAAATATTGATGTCCACATATGTCGACGGTGGGAACGACTGGTAGGGGCGATAGTTGTTGcaattatttgtttgttttcaggCTAACGGTCGCTGAAATTGCCAGTATtttagaagaagatgaagatattGTCGATCCAACATTTTTCATAGATCCACCTGAAAATGCAGCCATCAGCGAGTGTGATTCCGATGATGATACTCCTACAGGCAACATAAATCATTTATCTGGTAACCAACTCCGAGCTCGTGGTGAATTAATAAGAAGAAAGTTAACTGATGATGGGCTAGTTGAATTTAGAATCGGCgaaatagaggaagaagaaataagTCAAGAAAATACTGAACAAGAAGTAAACAAAGAAGAGAGTGTATCAATAAgcacaaataaaaatactgaagAACGAATTAGTGAAAATGTGACTGAGAAAAATTCGAAGAAGAGGAAACAAAAGAAAGATGtgaacaaaaagaagaagaagaaggtgaaagtGCTCAAGAAAATTCGTAAATGGCAAGAaaatgacattgcagataagaCTTCTATAGAGTTTACTCGGGCAAATTTCTTGGAAAATGACTATTCTCCAGTAGAGCTATTTGAATTCTTTTTTGACAATGAAGTGGTTGAATACATCGTTTTTTGTACTAATCTATATGCTAGAGAAAAGGGAAATATGGATTTTTCTACCTCGAAAAATGAAATATGTcagtttttttctattctttttttGTCTGGCTATAACACAATGGCACGTTACAGAATGTACTGGGAAACAGCAGAAGACACCCATCATGAGGCAGTTTCAAGTGCTATGTCACGTAATCGTTTTGAAGATCTCCTACGTTACATCCACTTCTGTAAAAATGTAAAGATTGACAAAGATGACAAATTTGCTAAAGTCCGGCCAGTCATGTGTATGTTGAACGAACGATGGCTTCAGTACTTTCCTGGTGATGTCTATCTTTCAATCGATGAGTCCATGGTACCATATTTTGGTAGACATGGCGCAAAACAACATATCCATGGAAAGCCTATTAGATTTGGCTACAAAGTTTGGATGCTTGCTACAAGGTTAGGATATGCAATTCAAATGGAACCATATCAGGGCAAATCGACTGGTGCAACAAATCCAGAACTCGGTGTGGGAGGGTCAGTTGTAATGGACCTAATTTCTGAACTTCCATCAGATAGGAAATACTGTTTCTTCTTTGACAACTTCTTCACATCTCTCAAACTACTGGAGGAATTGCGAAATAATGGACACTATGGAACAGGAACAATCAGAGTAGACAGAGTACAGGGTGCCCCTCTCCGCCAGCCTCAAGATCTAAAAAAAGAGCCAAGAGAAACTTTCCATCAAGTCACTGATACAGACACTAATATAACCCTTGTAAGATACATGGATAATAGTGTCTTTACAATGGCATCAACAGCAACAGGTGTTCAGCCAATGGGAAAAGCAAAACGTTGGTCAAGTCATCAGAAAAAGCACATAATTATTCCTCAGCCTAATTGTGTGAACTGGTATAATTTGCATATGGGTGGGGTGGATAGATTAGACAAGAATGCTGCTGCATACCAGATAAACATCCGTAATAAGAAGTGGTATTGGCCGATCATTGCATATCTCTTGAATGTTAGTATGAACAATGCTTGGTTATTGTACAGAATGACACAAAGAGGGGTGGAAAACAAACTTGATCTCCTTGGCTTTACAAGATACATTGTCCGCACTTATTTACAAACATGCACAACCCCTCGCCCTTCTTCAGGAAGACCAAGTATGAAAGTGTCTAATAGGGTTCTGCCGGAAGTTCGTTTCAGTGGTAAGGATCATTTTCTGGAAACCGTCGAAAAACAAGTACGCTGTGCATTGTGTTCCAAAGCAACCagaaaaaaatgcaaaatatgCAAAGTTGGTTGCCATGTGTTGTGTGCAGAGGCATTCCACACCCGCTAATGATTCGTCAAGTACATAATTAACAATGTAATGATGCAATAAAcctttttaaaaatcaattgtcaagtaatttgtaatgtaatgaTGTAATAAAACGTTTTCATAATCAATTGTcaagtaatttgtaatttaatgatgaaataaaacacataaaaataaataatagtactTTTTCAACTACCAGAATACACCCCACCGTTCATTCCCACTGTCGACAAATGTAGACATGCATCTGTTTTATCTACCTGGGACCGATCATTCCCACTGTCGACATATGTCGACATGCTGTATTTTGTTTGTATCTacaaattttgcatattttatAGTATATCTATAGTGAATATGTAATACTAAAGTAAACTTTTCgtataaactaagaaaaaatgaaaaaataataatttgggaTGAAACGGGTTAAGGGGGGAGGAGTTATATATACATAAGACAATAGATTTAGGAACTGTAAGCATTTTGTACAGTAGtcgtcctgtagctttgcctacaCGACCTTGAACCGGCAGATAGGCAAGGTACCCCTCGCGGGGTGATACGCATGCCGTTGCACTGTACAGTGAATATCGTTTATTATGACATCGGCTACAATGACCTATCGGATATAGTGACCGGAAAGCTGCCCCTTGTTTGGTTTGCTATGCGTACAATGCTTTATTATATCGCTTATAGTGACATCGATTATAATCACATATCGGCTATTATGACCGGATTTCTatcaaaatgaggaaaataataTCGTATATAATGACGAAACGTTAAGTAAACAGGATGTTCTCCAGACAGGAATCATCATGTCTGTATTTATTCTAGTTGAGCCGTATTATTGGTCAGTCTTTTATTACGAAATCGTGAAATGTGCATTCCTCTGAacattataggcctattcagaCATTCAGTTCAATTCAGCCTTTCGTTCGGTTCGGTTGCATCCTACAGTATTTCGGTTTGATGTGTGATTGGATTGTTACTGTAAAGTGTGTGTTATATTAGTGTGTGTAGTGCATGTTTCATTAAATTTTACAAACAGAACTCTTATTTTAAATTGTATACAGTGTTGATAATAAGACTTTCACTATTGAAGAAAAATCGCACATCATTTGGCGAATTGAGAATGGTGAAGCAAATAGGGACATAGCGAAGGAATTAGGGGTTGGACATTCAACAATTTCGGTAATATGGAAAAATCGCGATAAAATTAAGCAGAGCTTCGAGACAAGTTCTATGAAATCAAAAAAACTTCGTCCTAGTCAAAACAATGACGTAGATCAAGCGTTGCTGAAATGGTTCAAGATACAAAGAGCGAATAATATTCCTATAAGCGGTTCAATTTTGCAGAGTAAAGCAAATGATTTGGCTGAGAAGTTGGGTAGACCTCGCGATATTACATCTGCATGGATACAACGATTTCGCCAGCGCCATGCAATCACAAGTGGTAGAATAAGTGGTGAGGCAGCAGCAGTTCCAACTGGTATTCCTGAAGACTGGTTAAACAATGTGTGGCCAAAATTACGTGATATTTATCCAGATGAAAAAATTTACAATGCTGATGAAACTGGAATTTTCTTCAAACTGACTCCTGAAAAAACATTacgtttcaaaggtgaaaagtGCACGGGGGGGAAATTGTCAAAAGACAGACTAACTGTTTTAGTTGCCGTGAATATGGATGGGAGTGATAAGCACAAGCTGATGGTTATAGGGAAAAGTGCTAAACCTCGttgtttcaaaaatgttaatttattgCCAGTAACATATGAAAGTAACAAAAGTGTGTGGATGACAAGTGAATTGTTCGCTTCCTGGCTACGAAAATGGGACAAtgaactgaaattgaaaaatgataaaatattgttgatggTAGATAACTGTCCAGCACATCCACATGTTGAAAATCTTACATCTATAAATTTGGTGTTCCTCCCGCCTAATACAACATCTGTTTTGCAACCCTTGGATCAAGATGTTATAAGGTctctgaaagtcaactatcggAAAAGTCTCATTCTACAAATCATTCAAGATTTGGATGAAGGATGTGAAACAAAAGTCTCTGTACTCGACGCAATTACAATGTTAGAAAGAGCTTGGAATGAAGTCACATCCATTACAGTGAAAAACTGTTTCAGACATGCAGGATTTTTAATACAGTCTGATAACATTATTGAATCTGCATGCACAGAAGAGTCGTTACAAGAATGGGGGAGAAGTTTGGCTCAACCAGTGTCTCAGGATTTCTTTGAAGAGTATGAAGAAGTAGACAAGGATTTGGAAACGACGGCAGCTGTAAGTGATGAGGAATTGCTGACTTCGACTTTGAGAGAAGAAGACGACGTTACAAACACTGAGAAAGacaatgataatgatgaggaaatCAATCCACCAACACTGACTGAAGCTTGTAAAGCGATCAAGACAATTTGCCAATTTCTTAGTGTCACAAATACAGCAGATgaagcaacaaaaaatgttctatttaaTCTAGAGAAACAGTTTCAAACATCGTACTACAATTCAAAGTGCAaaaaacaaacgaaaattaCAGACTTTTTGAAAAAGACctaattttaacatttttttgagttcaattttttcttattttgagttcaagtttttttttatgaaacattgaattattttcaaactaaaatgaaatttatgaagtaGCCTACTGAAGTTTTTGAATGGGCCATATTTGTATACTGTATTAACCGGGACTTTCATTTGAATGTGACTTCGTTTGTGATTtcgtttcaattttcataaaaattattaaaaatttacagtacattataataatataaaggaCATTTCAGTTTGGAAAGTGTGTTTACCTGGAATAAAATGCTGCAACGAAAACGTAAGTGTCATTATTTATGCTGTTTTTTCACTAATGTATACTTTAGTACTTCCTGAGCCTAGTATCGGATAAAGTGACTATCGGTTATAGTGACCCAAAACTGATGGTCCCTTGAAGGTCACTATAAACGATATTCACTGTATTTGTTTCAGTCTCTAGCGAACTGTCTGCTTGATACTTGTATACGTGCGCATATTTCGTTAGCGTGTGGATATTTTCAAAGTCCCTATTAAAACGCGTTTTTGCGTGTGCGATTGTTTTACTTCTTTTTTTCAGGAGCCGGTAGTGATTACTATTTTTCAGGTagtggataatatttttcaagtgtAGCTGTGTAGCCTACTATGGCCGAAATTCAGACTAAAATTGGTGGTAAAGTGCTGCATTCTCAAACAAGGGAagttataaataatatgtattCATTCATGCGAAAAGAAGGCGAGAAACAGACTTTGTCTATCCCTTTATCAAAAGTTAAGGAATGAACAGCTAATGCAACCGGTGTATCCAGTCGTACAGTTTACAACATTAACAGGGAATATCAGAATCTAAGAAAAACTTCAAATGAAACAGAGATGAATAGGTCATTTAGCACACCAAATAAGAAAAGGAACAGAGTCAAACCTGTCACTGATCTGGATGATTTCGATCAATGCGTTGTTCGTCGATTGGTTCACGAATTTCATGTCAAAGAAAAACGGTTTCCCACTGTTGAGTTGATCAGAAGGGCTATGGTTGAAAAAATAGGTTTCAAAGGAAAAGAGAAGAGTGTAAGAAAAATTTTGAGAGGTCTTGGCTTTCGTTGGAAGAAAATAGAGAATAATAGGAAATTTCTGATACAACGCATTGAAATTCGCGAAAAAAGGATTTTCTACCTACCTGCCATCAGAAAATTCAGAGAGTAGAATCGTCCAATTATTTATATGGATGAAACTTACGTTCTTTCTTCACATGTAGCTGCGAAAACATGGACAGATGGGGATAGTGATTTGACTAGGACAATTTCCAAAGGACAGAGGttgattattattcatgctGGGGGAGAAAGTGGTTTTGTAAAAAATGCATTCATCATGTGGAAAGCTGGACAAAGCTCTGGGGATTACCACGAACAAATGAATAGGGAGAACTAAATGAGATGGATAGAGGAAAGATTAATACCTAACATTGAACCAAGAACAGTTTTAGTAGTTGACAATGCTCCGTATCACAATATACAGTGCAATGAAGCTCCCACGTCTAATTCTAAAAAAGCTGAAATGGAACAATGATTGGAGAGGAAATGTGTACAATGCTCATCTACGATGCTTAGGCCCCAATTGTACAAATTAATCAAGGAGGTgaaaggtaaaaataagaaatttttgATTGATGAAGTGTTAGGTCGTCATGGTCATACAGTTCTACGCTTACCTCCGTATCATCCTGATTTAAATCCGATTGAACTGATATGGGCAGAGGTGAAAAATCATGTTGCTACGCATAATGTGTCTTCTAATTTCAAAGATGTTGAAAAACTGTGTTTGGAAAAGTTTTCGTCTATGGTGATTGGATTCTAGGTGATTGGATTCTAGCAGTGATTGGATTCCAAAGTGCAAGCATGTCgaagaaattgaagaagaatattTGAAGCAAGACGTGATAGTGGACGGGATGATGGATTCTTTTGTGATTCAAGCTAGTGATTCGGAAACGTCTGACAGCGATGAAGACAGTGATACTTCGTTATCTGGTCTGGAGGAGTTGGATTGAGCTAGGATAATTCATTTCATACGATCCttgaatcattcaaataatttatgttttcaattattcataaattaattaaatacatcaattatattcattcaattattattcaatagtttGACTGAATTGTTTCCGATAAACTATTTATAGACCTAGTTAcatgattttttctttaaaaataaattcaattaattctcTACATTTCATATGCGATATGTAtatacaaaaaatcaaaaacaaaaatttttctcGATACGTAACTTTTTCATGACATGGAAATTTGAAGTTGTAAATTTTTCGACTTATATACCTCGTTCACACTGAATCGTTGCTCGAATTTGaactttattgacattattGGTATCCTCCAACAATTCTCATGATATTGCGGaaatttcattgatttctgatgACTAGTTCGAGAGTAACTGTTTTGGTAATGAAATGGgaacattattttcaagtcaagtcaaattcttattaaattccatttatCTTCGGAATGAGTGAATTCACGTCAAAAGTTCAAAGGACGAAAAAGATGCGTCATGTTTAGTTTCATGGTATTTGATTGATTTTGGAGCAAAAttagaacattttttaaaatggtcaatgtttttgaacggccTGTATCGACTTCTCGTGGCCCTcagccgataggcaaagctacaggacggGGACTGTACTAGTATTTAAACCTCTGTAAGATTATTTCTCGTGTCATTCTGTTACCAATAGTCATGCTGCCATTCTGTACgtgttttattcattaaataaatcTTTCAAAAAAGTGAGTTGTGCGTTCGTTTATCTTATCTCTAGACAATATTGCTGAAAGAGACAATAGCAATGTAAACTCTCCAAACATTAATGTACAGTTAGGTACAGATGAACTTTGCAATAGTgctacaaattttgaaaaaatcgtcaCAGCTAACgaaatagttttaaaaattgatCTCAAGTGTCTGCCTATTGAAAATGATACGGTAATACAGTTCCCAACAATGaaaatgtaataatttcaaactaCGATCCTGAGTGTCATTTGCCTATTGAAAATGACAATACAGTGCCCAATGATGAAAATGCAATAACTTTAAACTAtgatgtttatgtttatgttttgaagggatggattcaaagatccaaaggttcgaAGAACCTCGCACGTCAaccaaagcttattgtgtgtcccaaaattatgttaggcaaaccaactcccgtgtcctttacaagatccaggagtttCTTCCCTATACCAAAATCCCATTCCTCACCTTGTTGCTTACAGCCAAACAGAGTCCTTCTTCTAGCCCCAAGACTTCtgcaatccagtatgatatgcttagcagtctcttcagactgattacaaagcctacacatctggctttcatttctgagtccaattgtgtggagatatttcctgaagtggccatgtccagttatcagggcaattacctgcttgacctgacctctacCCAGACTCACCAGCCACCTGGTGAAGCGAGGGCTTGTGTCTGCCAGCAGTATTTTGCCAAGTGCTTGACCAGGGTGACCCTGCCATTGCTGGTGGTGTAAGTCCCTGgaccatttatttattgtgtggAAGGCAGTTGTTTTACTTATGCCACAGCCCGGCTCTGGGCCAAGGAATGGCATACTAGAACCCCGCTTAGCAAGCTCATCTGCACGCTCATTACCTCCTATGCTTACATGACCAGGTACCCAACCAAGATGCACAGAGTTGAGCGTTGCAAGCCTGCTGAGCGTTTTGTGGCACTCCCACACCAATTTGGACTTGATTTCGTTGGAGTCAAGAGCCTTGAGGGCTGCCTGACAGCCTGGCAGGATTACTATATGCTTATTGCAGTAGCGCCTGGCAATGCCTACGTTGAGACAAGCCATGATGCCCCAAATCTCTGCCAGAAAGATGGTGCAGTGTTGTCCCAGACTTGCATAGATTTGTGTTCTAGGTGAATCACTGTAAACCCCATAGCCAGATTTCCCTTCAATGAGAGAACCGTCTGTGTACCACACAAGGCTGTCTCTTTTGGGATAGGGCCCTTCCTCAGACTTCCACTCTTCTCTAGAGCAGAATTTAACAGAGAAAGGTTTAGTAAAAACCAACTCCGTGCTCATGACATCTGACGTCATCTCAAGCACAGGGCTGTGAGCAACAGCTTTGGCGATTGTGATAAACTATGATACTGAGTGTCAT
It encodes:
- the LOC120352827 gene encoding tigger transposable element-derived protein 4-like, giving the protein MKSKKLRPSQNNDVDQALLKWFKIQRANNIPISGSILQSKANDLAEKLGRPRDITSAWIQRFRQRHAITSGRISGEAAAVPTGIPEDWLNNVWPKLRDIYPDEKIYNADETGIFFKLTPEKTLRFKGEKCTGGKLSKDRLTVLVAVNMDGSDKHKLMVIGKSAKPRCFKNVNLLPVTYESNKSVWMTSELFASWLRKWDNELKLKNDKILLMVDNCPAHPHVENLTSINLVFLPPNTTSVLQPLDQDVIRSLKVNYRKSLILQIIQDLDEGCETKVSVLDAITMLERAWNEVTSITVKNCFRHAGFLIQSDNIIESACTEESLQEWGRSLAQPVSQDFFEEYEEVDKDLETTAAVSDEELLTSTLREEDDVTNTEKDNDNDEEINPPTLTEASSDSETSDSDEDSDTSLSGLEELD